The sequence GGAACAATGGATTTTTATGGTTGTCCTATGATGCACTTAATCCTGTATCAAGTGTAGCTAATAATCCATCTTCAAGCAGCGGAAGACAGAATGCTTTTCAAAACAATAATGAAGTATACTGGATTACAGTAAATCCAACTTCTTATTCACCAAAAGTTACCGCACAATTTACATTAAATACTGCTAACAGATCCCAAAGTCGTGTAGAGATTTCCGCAGTTGATGAAAAAGGAACTACTGATAAAAATATATACTGTCCTTATGGTTTCCAAAGTAATTTTTTTGCAAATTGTTCCTTTGATGGAACAGCAAATTCTGATGATGCAACTTTTGTGCTGGATTTAACAAAACTAGTGGATTCAAACAGTATACAGGACTTTAAGCATAATAAGTGGAATGTTAAGATAAGTGATGGGGTTGCAGATGGTACAAAGTTAACAGTGAAGGATTTTAAATTCATAGATAATGCAACCTCAGAGGTTTATGAAGCACCGATTTCAACACCAGTTGTATTGGATGGAAGTTCAACAAGCTTCTGTATGGGTTCTGGTTTTGATAATGTTGCAGTACCTTCAAATCTGCATTCAGATTCACAAGGAATGACTTCTGTACATTTAGCATGGAGTCCATCTATTACAAGTGGAGTCACAGGATACGCAATATATAATTCAGGAAATAAAGTGGGGACAACCACTTCCACAGACTTTAATGTAACCAATTTACAACCTGGCACAACAGGGGAATTCAGTGTAAGAGCATACAATGATAAAGGTGAATATTCATTACCAACTGATAGGATTAATGTATCTGCTTTAAAAGATACTGAACTACCTACCGTTCCAACAGGATTCAGTATAAGTAAGACGGATAAATCAGTTACATTAACATGGAAGCCATCTACAGATAATTATAAAGTTGAAAATTATTATATTTTTCGTGACAAATGGCTAATGGGTGCTTATGGAGTACCAATTGGAACAACCACTAATCCAACTTATACTGATACTTCTGTTGAACCAGGAGGTACTTATAAATACTATGTAGAAGCTTATGATGGTTCCAATGTTTCACAACAAAGTGAGACTATAACTGTACAGATTCCTCAACAAAATAAAGTAACTGTATATTATAAGAGTTCTGCTGGCAGAAATAATATACACTATTGTGTAAACAAAGTATGGACTGAAGCTCCGGGTAAAACTATGAGTGATTCTATTCTTTATCCAGGGTATAAAGAACATACTATTGATATTGGTGATAATACCAGTACTGAAGTGTGCTTTAATTTGAATGGTAGTAGTTGGGACAATAATAATTCGAAGAACTATACACTTGGAGCAGGTCGATGGATGATTAATGGTGATACTCATACAGTAACACAACTTGATGCATTTAAAGCAACAGCTCCAACTAACCTTGTAGTAACTAATACAACTGATACTTCTGTTAGACTAGCATGGACAGAATCTAAGTCAACAGGTAGTTCTGTTATTGGAGGGTATGGTATATATAGAAATGGAGTATTGGTTGGCACTGCAACAAGTGGGACAAGTTTTGTGGATAATGTAGTATCCCCAAAGAATAATCAATATACCTATTATGTAAGGGCATTAGACTCATCTTATAATCCAATCTCAGACATGAGCAATTCTATTACAGTAGGAACGAAGACAAGAAATATTGTTACAGTTTACTATAAGCATGGATACAATACACCATATATCCACTACTGCCCAGATGGAGGGGCATGGACAGCTGCGCCTGGAGTAAAGATGCCTGCAGCTGAAATGGCCGGTTATAACAAGATTAGTA comes from Clostridium sp. TW13 and encodes:
- a CDS encoding carbohydrate binding domain-containing protein translates to MNKFKRITSIAALICFIALGSPIQGNTVYAAEKSNKIVSDVNLGNINKKAVNQDLKDSHNFGLKQNSKQDKEWMDKHMTKTTKVALNSLGKQRVKTEENEKAKASRNFSTAPSSSKNNSLSASSNASLPNHVDNSVLPAFPAIGDQGRLGSCTTFASTYYQMTYTSNLSRGLDAKNDPNNFNKFSPKWTYNFCNGGENSGSNLGENYRVLTEMGAAKWNEFPYVGSLSPETNYKAWPTDASIYRDAMNYKVDKSGVISIWDDSTQTPVTSPDDSHLQAVKTMLANGSVLTFGTYYEALNFTQVKDDPSTSLDDAYAGQLIADWASNSTEGGHCMTIVGYDDDIWSDINNNGVVDPGEKGAFKIANSWGSNWGNNGFLWLSYDALNPVSSVANNPSSSSGRQNAFQNNNEVYWITVNPTSYSPKVTAQFTLNTANRSQSRVEISAVDEKGTTDKNIYCPYGFQSNFFANCSFDGTANSDDATFVLDLTKLVDSNSIQDFKHNKWNVKISDGVADGTKLTVKDFKFIDNATSEVYEAPISTPVVLDGSSTSFCMGSGFDNVAVPSNLHSDSQGMTSVHLAWSPSITSGVTGYAIYNSGNKVGTTTSTDFNVTNLQPGTTGEFSVRAYNDKGEYSLPTDRINVSALKDTELPTVPTGFSISKTDKSVTLTWKPSTDNYKVENYYIFRDKWLMGAYGVPIGTTTNPTYTDTSVEPGGTYKYYVEAYDGSNVSQQSETITVQIPQQNKVTVYYKSSAGRNNIHYCVNKVWTEAPGKTMSDSILYPGYKEHTIDIGDNTSTEVCFNLNGSSWDNNNSKNYTLGAGRWMINGDTHTVTQLDAFKATAPTNLVVTNTTDTSVRLAWTESKSTGSSVIGGYGIYRNGVLVGTATSGTSFVDNVVSPKNNQYTYYVRALDSSYNPISDMSNSITVGTKTRNIVTVYYKHGYNTPYIHYCPDGGAWTAAPGVKMPAAEMAGYNKISIDLGTATQMKFCFNDGNGKWDNNLGNNYTLSVGTYTFIPGSNGAAGIFITSAPNSQSQGKLSYNTSLNTPYFKAA